The Amaranthus tricolor cultivar Red isolate AtriRed21 chromosome 6, ASM2621246v1, whole genome shotgun sequence genome has a segment encoding these proteins:
- the LOC130815599 gene encoding uncharacterized protein LOC130815599, which produces MATVLASMWGFLSLHFCNGYEEIDKNNSEARKWLANLGPQERWTKHKFDPEQKCDINKTNFVESFNATLGTDRCKPVLTMLEGIRRVTMARLAARRQKCEDWEKLYPNIVMRVQVLCNESRFCRALMSSPVQYEVMEGKSTLLVSLNQHTCLCNVWQLTSIPCRHGMRTIFHEGFDPQSFVHEWYSVQKYKLAYDHSIKPIPDQDKWPATEHPTILPLVIKRGAVRTCRNRKRSDHEERKKKRSKIVKYGKCGDFGHNKATCMNLITRRQPKRLMKHQPLRARGSQSQSRRHQRRKRARLSE; this is translated from the coding sequence ATGGCAACTGTTTTGGCTAGCATGTGGGGCTTTCTCAGCCTTCACTTTTGTAACGGCTATGAAGAGATCGACAAAAACAACTCTGAGGCTAGAAAATGGCTTGCGAACTTAGGGCCACAAGAGAGATGGACAAAACACAAATTCGATCCTGAACAGAAGTGTGACATTAACAAGACAAATTTTGTGGAAAGCTTCAATGCAACACTGGGAACTGACAGGTGCAAGCCAGTGTTAACTATGTTAGAGGGAATTAGAAGAGTCACAATGGCTAGGTTAGCTGCAAGGAGGCAGAAGTGTGAAGATTGGGAGAAGTTGTATCCAAACATTGTGATGAGAGTTCAAGTGTTGTGTAATGAGAGTAGGTTTTGCAGGGCTTTGATGTCTAGTCCAGTGCAGTATGAGGTGATGGAGGGTAAATCAACACTGTTAGTAAGTTTGAACCAACACACATGCCTTTGCAATGTGTGGCAACTCACTAGCATACCATGTAGGCATGGAATGAGAACTATTTTTCATGAAGGTTTTGATCCACAGTCGTTTGTTCATGAATGGTATTCAGTGCAGAAATATAAGTTGGCTTATGATCATAGCATTAAACCAATCCCTGACCAAGATAAGTGGCCAGCTACCGAGCACCCTACTATACTACCTCTTGTGATTAAAAGAGGTGCTGTTAGGACTTGTAGGAACAGAAAGAGAAGTGATCATGAAgagaggaagaaaaagaggagcaaaatagtaaaatatggGAAGTGTGGAGATTTTGGTCACAACAAGGCCACTTGCATGAATTTGATCACAAGAAGGCAACCAAAAAGACTGATGAAGCATCAACCTCTAAGAGCAAGGGGAAGTCAGTCCCAAAGCAGAAGGCATCAAAGAAGGAAAAGGGCAAGACTAAGTGAATAG